A genomic stretch from Patagioenas fasciata isolate bPatFas1 chromosome 10, bPatFas1.hap1, whole genome shotgun sequence includes:
- the RBM5 gene encoding RNA-binding protein 5 — translation MGSDKRVSRTERSGRYGSIVEREDREERESRSRRRDDYKRSSEERRGDRYDDYRDYDSRDYDSRDYDSRDSRDCRDYDSRDYDSRDSRDCRDYDSRDSRDCRDYDCRDSRDYDCRDYDSRDCRDYDSRDYDSRDSRDCRDYDSRDCRDYDSRDSRDCRDYDSRDCRDYDSRDSRDYDCRDYDSRDCRDYDSRDSRDYDRDYDSRDYDSPERERERRNSDKSEDGYHSDGDYGEHDYRNDINDEKESKTIMLRGLPITVTENDIRELIESFEGPQPADVRLMKRKTGVSRGFAFVEFYHFQDATSWMEANQKKLVIQGKQIAMHYSNPRPKFEDWLCNKCCLYNFRRRLKCFRCGADKFDSEQEVPPGAAEAVQSVDYYCDTIILRNIAPHTVVESIMTALSPYASLAVNNIRLIKDKQTQQNRGFAFVQLSSAMDASQLLQILQSLQPPLKIDGKTIGVDFAKSARKDLLLPDGNRVSAFSVASTAIAAAQWSSTQPQTGEGSTLDYSYLQSGQDGYTQYAQYSQDYQQYYQNQGGVLDTDTATISGAPVTTTTAAVVSQSPQLYNQQTNSPDSPSQSAAPTTSTQAQTAPPTGVVPGTKYAVPDTSTYQYDESSGYYYDPITGLYYDPNSQYYYNALTQQYLYWDGEKETYMPAAEGVTYQQAATTTTTKEVKEKKEKPKSKTAQQIAKDMERWAKSLNKQKENFKNSFQPLSTREEERKESAAADAGFALFEKKGALSERQQILPEVMKNGDDDNPLKRGLVAAYSGDSDNDEDLLERMENEEEKLTDWKKMACLLCRRQFPNKDALIRHQQLSDLHKQNMDIYRRSKLSEQELEALELREREMKYRDRAAERREKYGIPEPPEPKRKKVYDAGTVNYEQPTKDGLDNSNIGNKMLQAMGWREGSGLGRKCQGITAPIEAQVRMRGAGLGAKGSSYGVSTADSYKDAVRKAMFARFTEME, via the exons ATGGGCTCGGACAAGCG CGTGAGCAGGACGGAGCGGAGCGGCCGCTACGGCTCCATCGTGGAGCGGGAGGACCGTGAGGAGCGGGAGTCCCGCAGCCGGCGCAGGGATGACTACAAGCGGTCCAGCGAGGAGCGCCGCGGGGACCGCTACGATGACTATCGCGACTACGACAGCCGGGACTACGATAGCCGGGACTACGACAGCCGCGATAGCCGAGACTGCCGGGACTACGATAGCCGGGACTACGACAGCCGTGATAGCCGGGACTGCCGGGACTACGACAGTCGCGACAGCAGGGACTGCCGGGACTACGATTGCCGGGACAGCCGGGACTACGACTGCCGAGACTACGACAGCCGAGACTGCCGGGACTACGACAGCCGCGACTACGACAGCCGCGATAGCCGAGACTGCCGAGACTATGACAGCCGGGACTGCCGGGACTACGACAGTCGCGACAGCCGGGACTGCCGCGACTACGATAGCCGTGATTGCCGCGACTACGACAGCCGCGACAGCCGAGACTACGATTGCCGGGACTACGACAGCCGAGATTGCCGAGACTACGACAGTCGCGACAGCCGAGACTATGACAGAGACTACGATAGCCGCGATTACGATAGCCCTGAG AGGGAGCGAGAGCGCAGGAACAGCGACAAATCAGAAGATGGCTACCATTCCGACGGTGACTACGGAGAGCACGACTACAGGAATGACATTAACGATGAGAAAGAGAGCAAAACCATCATGTTGCGTGGCCTTCCTATCACGGTTACGGAGAACGAT ATTCGCGAGCTTATTGAGTCCTTTGAAGGTCCTCAGCCTGCAGACGTGAGGCTGATGAAAAGAAAGACAG GTGTAAGCCGTGGTTTCGCCTTCGTGGAGTTTTATCACTTTCAAGATGCTACCAGCTGGATGGAAGCCAATCAG AAAAAGCTGGTGATTCAAGGGAAGCAGATTGCGATGCACTACAGCAACCCCAGGCCTAAATTTGAGGATTGGCTTTGCAACAAG TGCTGCCTTTACAACTTCAGAAGGAGGCTAAAATGCTTCCGCTGTGGAGCAGACAAGTTTG ATTCAGAACAGGAGGTGCCACCTGGAGCAGCAGAAGCCGTTCAGTCCGTGGATTATTACTGTGATA cCATCATTCTCCGAAACATTGCTCCTCACACAGTAGTGGAGTCCATCATGACTGCCTTATCTCCATATGCATCTCTGGCAGTGAATAATATTCGTCTTATCAAAGACAAGCAGACTCAGCAAAACAGAGGCTTTGCATTTGTGCAGCTGTCTTCTGCCATG GATGCTTCTCAACTGCTGCAGATTTTACAGAGTCTTCAGCCCCCATTAAAAATTGATGGCAAAACAATTGGTGTTGACTTTGCGAAGAGTGCCAGAAA AGACTTGCTTCTCCCAGACGGTAACAGAGTCAGCGCCTTCTCTGTGGCTAGTACAGCCATTGCTGCAGCTCAGTGGTCGTCCACTCAG CCACAGACTGGAGAAGGCAGCACCCTCGACTACAGCTACCTCCAGTCAGGACAGGATGGCTACACACAGTATGCTCAG TACTCCCAGGATTATCAGCAGTACTACCAAAACCAAGGAGGAGTGTTGGACACAGACACAGCTACCATATCAG GAGCTCCGGTCACTACCACCACAGCTGCAGTTGTGTCCCAGAGTCCTCAGTTATATAATCAGCAGACAAACTCACCTGACTCTCCG tcaCAATCAGCAGCGCCTACCACTAGCACTCAGGCACAAACAGCTCCCCCAACTGGTGTAGTCCCTGGAACCAAGTACG CTGTCCCTGACACTTCCACCTACCAATATGATGAATCTTCAGGATATTATTATGATCCTATAACAGGGCTCTACTATGATCCTAATTCCCAG TATTACTACAATGCCTTAACCCAGCAGTACCTTTACTGGGATGGTGAAAAGGAGACCTACATGCCTGCTGCAGAAGGTGTCACATACCAACAAGCAGCTACCACAACCACCACCAAAGAAGtgaaggagaagaaagagaagcctAAAAGTAAAACAGCTCAACAG ATTGCTAAAGACATGGAGCGCTGGGCAAAGAGTTTGAACAAGCAGAAGGAGAACTTCAAGAATAGCTTTCAGCCACTGAGTACCAGGGAGGAGGAACGGAAAGAGTCGGCGGCTGCAGATGCAGGCTTTGCACTCTTTGAGAAAAAG GGAGCTCTGTCTGAGAGACAGCAGATCTTGCCAGAGGTGATGAAAAATGGGGACGATGACAATCCGCTGAAG CGTGGCCTCGTGGCTGCCTACAGTGGCGATAGTGATAATGATGAGGACTTACTGGAAAGAATGGAGAATGAGGAAGAGAAGCTGACAGACTGGAAGAAGATGGCTTGTCTGCTGTGTAGAAGGCAGTTTCCAAACAAAGATGCTCTGATCCGACACCAGCAGCTGTCAGACTTGCACAAG CAAAATATGGATATCTATAGGAGATCAAAGCTTTCAGAGCAGGAACTTGAAGCCTTGGAACTGCGTGAGAGAGAG ATGAAATACAGAGACAGAGCAGCTGAGAGGCGGGAGAAGTACGGCATCCCAGAGCCCCCTGAGCCAAAGCGCAAGAAGGTCTATGATGCTGGCACAGT TAATTACGAGCAACCCACCAAAGATGGCCTTGACAACAGTAATATTGGCAACAAGATGCTGCAGGCCATGGGCTGGAGGGAAGGTTCGGGCTTGGGAAGAAAATGCCAGGGCATCACAGCACCCATTGAG GCCCAAGTGCGAATGAGAGGAGCTGGCTTGGGAGCCAAGGGCAGCTCCTACGGTGTCTCCACTGCAGATTCATACAAAGATGCGGTGCGGAAAGCCATGTTCGCTCGCTTCACAGAGATGGAGTAA
- the PARP3 gene encoding LOW QUALITY PROTEIN: protein mono-ADP-ribosyltransferase PARP3 (The sequence of the model RefSeq protein was modified relative to this genomic sequence to represent the inferred CDS: deleted 1 base in 1 codon; substituted 1 base at 1 genomic stop codon) encodes MARRVGSSASCPHHPSPPVLELAQSLQAQKVKEEEEEEVAHPLVQLYALLSCQLSRLDPASREYQLIQNYMTQTGHKLCIFNIWQMAXDGEDERFKAHDHLEHQRLLWYSTSVAMVAAILKSGLRIMLHLGGHVGKGIYSASENSRSASYVSCTSEKAGIMFLTEVALGKPYCTTCDDPTLCQPPTGFHSILACGRTELDPTHDEEVLLDGRKVLVCQGKPTPMPTYKNSSFEQSKYIIYQESQCQICYLIQLHF; translated from the exons ATGGCGCGGAG GGTGggcagctctgcctcctgcccgcaCCACCCATCCCCACCGGTCCTCGAGTTGGCACAGAGCCTGCAGGCACAGAaggtgaaggaggaggaagaggaggaggttgCCCATCCACTGGTTCAGCTTTATGCCCTGCTGTCCTGCCAGCTCTCCCGACTGGACCCAGCTTCGCGGGAGTACCAG CTGATACAAAACTACATGACACAGACTGGGCACAAACTCTGCATCTTCAACATCTGGCAGATGGCCTGAGATGGTGAG GACGAGCGCTTCAAAGCCCATGACCACCTGGAGCACCAGCGCCTGCTCTGGTACAGTACCAGCGTGGCGATGGTGGCGGCTATCCTGAAGAGCGGGCTGCGCATCATGCTGCACTTGGGTGGGCATGTGGGCAAGGGCATCTACTCTGCCTCTGAGAACAGCAGGTCAGCCAGCTACG TGAGCTGCACATCCGAGAAGGCTGGCATCATGTTCCTGACAGAGGTGGCCCTGGGCAAGCCCTACTGCACCACCTGTGATGATCCCACGCTGTGTCAGCCACCCACTGGCTTTCACAGCATCCTGGCCTGTGGCCGGACAGAGCTGG ACCCCACACATGACGAGGAGGTGCTGCTGGATGGCAGGAAGGTGCTGGTGTGCCAGGGCAAGCCCACCCCCATGCCCACCTACAAGAACTCCTCCTTC GAACAGAGCAAGTACATTATCTATCAAGAGAGCCAGTGCCAGATCTGCTACCTCATCCAGCTCCACTTCTGA
- the GPR62 gene encoding G-protein coupled receptor 62, with the protein MASPTGLNTTDSPELLSVPEQSIAQEVVGLLCMVLLTLIALVANTLVMVVILKTPLLRKFIFVCHLCVVDLLSAIFLMPLGIISSSSCFNRVIYSIAECKGMIFLNVCFISASILTISIISVERYYYIVHPMRYEVKMTIRLAVAGMVFIWVKSVLITILAVVSWPLGNGATSASRCTVYWSPGAHKKAFVIFFSIVCFVLPTVLIFAVYCSVYRVARMASLQHVPVPAPAQAAAPRHRSESIASQVTIITTRNLPLPRLTSERFLGSNKAILTLVLIVGQFLCCWLPFFAFHLHSSVAAGTVGGGHGEMVVTWIAYSSFAINPFFYGLLNRQIREELARLRRSCLNWSLGQEICLSVSEASVQDNFLQFLQRATCTLEMHTSCISPSPRNRLDQTKMVFPIPGQPPEESS; encoded by the coding sequence ATGGCgagcccaacagggctcaacACCACGGACAGCCCAGAGCTGCTCTCCGTTCCCGAGCAGTCCATCGCCCAGGAGGTGGTGGGACTCCTCTGCATGGTCCTGCTCACCCTCATCGCCCTGGTGGCCAACACCCTCGTGATGGTCGTCATTCTCAAAACCCCCCTTCTCAGGAAGTTCATATTCGTCTGCCACCTCTGCGTGGTTGACCTCCTCTCTGCCATTTTCCTCATGCCCCTGGGGATCATCTCCAGCTCTTCCTGCTTCAACAGGGTGATCTACAGCATTGCCGAGTGCAAGGGCATGATATTCCTGAATGTCTGCTTCATCAGTGCCTCCATCCTCACCATCTCCATCATCAGCGTGGAGCGGTACTACTACATCGTCCACCCCATGAGGTATGAGGTCAAGATGACCATCAGGTTGGCGGTGGCCGGAATGGTCTTCATTTGGGTCAAGTCTGTTCTCATCACTATCTTGGCAGTGGTGAGCTGGCCTCTAGGCAATGGGGCCACCAGTGCCAGCCGCTGCACAGTCTACTGGAGCCCTGGGGCCCACAAGAAGGCTTTTGTGATCTTCTTCAGCATAGTTTGCTTTGTTCTGCCCACCGTCCTCATCTTTGCTGTCTACTGCAGTGTCTACCGCGTGGCCCGGATGGCATCCCTGCAGCATGTACCCGTGCCTGCACCGGCACAGGCAGCTGCACCAAGACACCGATCTGAATCCATCGCCAGCCAAGTGACCATCATCACCACCAGGAACCTGCCACTGCCCAGGCTGACCTCAGAGCGCTTTCTGGGAAGCAACAAGGCCATCCTCACCTTGGTCCTCATTGTGGGGCAGTTCTTGTGCTGCTGGCTGCCCTTCTTTGCTTTCCACTTGCACTCCTCTGTTGCTGCTGGCACAGTGGGTGGTGGGCATGGGGAGATGGTGGTCACCTGGATTGCCTACTCCTCCTTCGCCATCAATCCCTTCTTCTATGGGCTCCTGAACCGCCAGATCCGGGAGGAGTTGGCCCGGCTCCGGCGCAGCTGTCTCAACTGGTCACTGGGCCAGGAGATCTGTCTTTCTGTCTCAGAGGCTTCTGTCCAGGACAACTTCCTGCAGTTCCTCCAGAGAGCGACTTGCACACTGGAGATGCACACCAGCTGCATCAGCCCTAGCCCCAGGAACAGGCTGGACCAGACCAAGATGGTCTTCCCTATCCCAGGTCAACCTCCTGAGGAGAGCAGCTGA
- the PCBP4 gene encoding poly(rC)-binding protein 4 isoform X2: protein MARKLAASSGRKERRLRGYESSARITISEGSCPERITTITGSTDAVFRAVSMIAFKLEEDLGAGSDGAAVGRSPVTLRLVIPASQCGSLIGKAGAKIREIRESTGAQVQVAGDLLPNSTERAVTVSGVPDTIIHCVRQICAVILESPPKGATIPYHPGLSLGTILLSANQGFPMQGQYSGVSPAEMTKLQQLSGHMLPFTSLGHAPSMVPGLDTSSQSSSQEFLVPNDLIGCIIGRHGSKISEIRQMSGAHIKIGNQTEGSSERHVTITGSPVSITVAQYLITACLETAKSTSQAPPGAGSMDLGMGFSQPLTPGSGAVLPTVAPAPPALLGAPYTISLSNFIGLKPMSFLALSPSSVPGPNGGTNTYTTKISSANGTKKADRQKFSPY from the exons ATGGCAAG GAAATTGGCAGCATCATCGGGAAG AAAGGAGAGACGGTTAAGAGGATACGAGAGCAG CGCACGCATCACCATCTCAGAGGGGTCCTGCCCCGAGCGCATCACCACCATCACCGGCTCCACTGATGCCGTCTTCCGTGCCGTCTCCATGATCGCCTTCAAGCTGGAGGAG GACCTGGGAGCAGGGAGtgatggggcagcagtgggcagatCGCCAGTGACGCTGCGCCTTGTCATCCCAGCCAGCCAGTGTGGCTCGCTCATCGGCAAGGCAGGAGCTAAGATCCGGGAGATCCGGGAG AGCACAGGGGCGCAGGTGCAGGTGGCTGGTGATCTGCTGCCGAACTCCACCGAACGGGCTGTCACCGTCTCAGGGGTGCCAGACACCATCATCCACTGTGTGAGGCAGATCTGCGCCGTCATCCTGGAG tcGCCTCCGAAGGGGGCCACCATTCCCTACCACCCTGGCCTCTCCCTGGGCACCATCCTGCTCTCTGCCAACCAG GGCTTCCCCATGCAGGGCCAGTACAGTGGGGTCTCTCCCGCAGAG ATGACGAAGCTGCAGCAGCTGTCAGGGCACATGCTCCCCTTCACCTCCCTGGGCCACGCACCCTCCATGGTGCCAG GCCTGGACACCAGCTCTCAGAGCAGCTCCCAGGAGTTCCTGGTGCCCAATGAC CTCATCGGCTGCATCATCGGCCGACATGGCAGCAAGATCAGCGAGATCCGGCAGATGTCAGGTGCCCACATCAAGATCGGGAACCAGACCGAGGGCTCCAGTGAGCGGCATGTGACCATCACAGGGTCCCCCGTCAGCATCACTGTGGCTCAGTACCTCATTACAGCCTG CTTAGAGACAGCCAAATCTACCTCCCAGGCGCCACCGGGCGCTGGCTCCATGGACCTCGGCatgggcttctcccagcccctcACTCCGGGCTCCGGCGCAGTGCTACCCACCGTCGCTCCAGCGCCCCCAGCCCTGCTTGGCGCCCCCTACACCATCTCTCTCTCCAACTTCATTGGCCTCAAGCCGATGTCCTTCCTGGCGCTGTCCCCGTCCTCTGTGCCAGGTCCCAATGGCGGCACCAACACCTACACGACCAAGATCTCGTCAGCCAACGGCACCAAGAAAGCTGACCGGCAGAAGTTCTCACCCTATTGA
- the PCBP4 gene encoding poly(rC)-binding protein 4 isoform X1: protein MASPDGASSVSGSPEDTELSITLTLRMLMHGKEIGSIIGKKGETVKRIREQSSARITISEGSCPERITTITGSTDAVFRAVSMIAFKLEEDLGAGSDGAAVGRSPVTLRLVIPASQCGSLIGKAGAKIREIRESTGAQVQVAGDLLPNSTERAVTVSGVPDTIIHCVRQICAVILESPPKGATIPYHPGLSLGTILLSANQGFPMQGQYSGVSPAEMTKLQQLSGHMLPFTSLGHAPSMVPGLDTSSQSSSQEFLVPNDLIGCIIGRHGSKISEIRQMSGAHIKIGNQTEGSSERHVTITGSPVSITVAQYLITACLETAKSTSQAPPGAGSMDLGMGFSQPLTPGSGAVLPTVAPAPPALLGAPYTISLSNFIGLKPMSFLALSPSSVPGPNGGTNTYTTKISSANGTKKADRQKFSPY from the exons ATGGCATCGCCGGACGGAGCCAGCAGTGTGAGCGGCAGCCCTGAGGACACGGAGCTCAGCATCACCCTGACCCTCCGCATGCTCATGCATGGCAAG GAAATTGGCAGCATCATCGGGAAG AAAGGAGAGACGGTTAAGAGGATACGAGAGCAG AGTAGCGCACGCATCACCATCTCAGAGGGGTCCTGCCCCGAGCGCATCACCACCATCACCGGCTCCACTGATGCCGTCTTCCGTGCCGTCTCCATGATCGCCTTCAAGCTGGAGGAG GACCTGGGAGCAGGGAGtgatggggcagcagtgggcagatCGCCAGTGACGCTGCGCCTTGTCATCCCAGCCAGCCAGTGTGGCTCGCTCATCGGCAAGGCAGGAGCTAAGATCCGGGAGATCCGGGAG AGCACAGGGGCGCAGGTGCAGGTGGCTGGTGATCTGCTGCCGAACTCCACCGAACGGGCTGTCACCGTCTCAGGGGTGCCAGACACCATCATCCACTGTGTGAGGCAGATCTGCGCCGTCATCCTGGAG tcGCCTCCGAAGGGGGCCACCATTCCCTACCACCCTGGCCTCTCCCTGGGCACCATCCTGCTCTCTGCCAACCAG GGCTTCCCCATGCAGGGCCAGTACAGTGGGGTCTCTCCCGCAGAG ATGACGAAGCTGCAGCAGCTGTCAGGGCACATGCTCCCCTTCACCTCCCTGGGCCACGCACCCTCCATGGTGCCAG GCCTGGACACCAGCTCTCAGAGCAGCTCCCAGGAGTTCCTGGTGCCCAATGAC CTCATCGGCTGCATCATCGGCCGACATGGCAGCAAGATCAGCGAGATCCGGCAGATGTCAGGTGCCCACATCAAGATCGGGAACCAGACCGAGGGCTCCAGTGAGCGGCATGTGACCATCACAGGGTCCCCCGTCAGCATCACTGTGGCTCAGTACCTCATTACAGCCTG CTTAGAGACAGCCAAATCTACCTCCCAGGCGCCACCGGGCGCTGGCTCCATGGACCTCGGCatgggcttctcccagcccctcACTCCGGGCTCCGGCGCAGTGCTACCCACCGTCGCTCCAGCGCCCCCAGCCCTGCTTGGCGCCCCCTACACCATCTCTCTCTCCAACTTCATTGGCCTCAAGCCGATGTCCTTCCTGGCGCTGTCCCCGTCCTCTGTGCCAGGTCCCAATGGCGGCACCAACACCTACACGACCAAGATCTCGTCAGCCAACGGCACCAAGAAAGCTGACCGGCAGAAGTTCTCACCCTATTGA
- the LOC136105823 gene encoding putative protein-lysine deacylase ABHD14B, which produces MAAPQLTEGTVTVEGQSLFYRRAEPAQRAPKLSVLLLHGIRFSSDTWLQLRTLATLAENGYQAVAIDLPGLGRSKDAVAPAPMGQLAPGAFLKAVLEALCLRPAVVISPSLSGMYSLPFFFQHNHLLKAYVPVAPICTEKFTAEQYAQIKTPTLIIYGDQDTELGQASLNNLRHLPEHRVLVLQDAGHACYLDKPNEWHHELLGFLQQLE; this is translated from the exons ATGGCCGCCCCGCAGCTCACCGAGGGCACCGTCACGGTGGAAGGCCAAAGCCTGTTCTACCGCCGAGCCGAGCCGGCCCAGCGGGCACCAAAGCTGAGCGTCCTGCTATTGCACGGCATCCGCTTCTCCTCCGACACCTGGCTTCAGCTGCGGACACTCGCCACGCTGGCTGAAAACGGCTACCAAGCTGTGGCTATTGACTTGCCGG GGCTGGGGCGCTCGAAGGATGCTGTGGCCCCAGCGCCCATGGGCCAGCTGGCACCAGGAGCTTTCCTGAAAGCTGTTTTGGAGGCTCTGTGCCTGCGTCCAGCTGTGGTGATCAGCCCATCGCTCAGCGGCATGTACTCCCTGCCCTTCTTCTTCCAGCACAACCATCTGCTCAAGGCGTATGTGCCCGTGGCACCCATCTGCACCGAGAAGTTCACGGCAGAGCAGTATGCCCAAATCAAA ACACCCACGCTGATCATATATGGGGACCAGGACACAGAGCTGGGGCAGGCAAGCCTGAACAACCTGCGGCACCTCCCCGAGCATCGGGTGCTGGTGCTACAGGACGCTGGACACGCCTGCTACCTGGACAAGCCCAACGAGTGGCACCACGAGCTCCTGggcttcctgcagcagctggagtga